CTTCTTCGGCAGCGCGCCGAAGGTCGCCGCCATCGCGCTCACCGTTCGCGTAGCGATCGAAGCGCTGGGTCCGGCCGGGCTGGACTGGCAGCAGATCGTGATCTTCGTGGCGCTGGCGTCGATCCTGTTCGGCGCGGTCGCGGCCATCGGCCAGACTAACATCAAGCGCCTGATGGCCTATTCGTCGATCAACAATGTCGGCTTCGCGCTGATCGGCCTTGCCGCCGGTACGCCGGCCGGTGTTGCGGGCACGATGAGCTACATGGCCATCTATGTCCTGATGACGGTAGGCGCCTTCGCCTGCATCCTGCAGATGCGCGATGCGGAAGGCCGCCCGGTTGAAACCATCGCGAGCCTCGCCGGCCTGTCGCAGTCGCGCAAGGGGCTGGCGGCTGCGCTCGCCATCTTCATGTTCTCGATGGCCGGCATCCCGCCGCTCTTCGGTTTCTGGGCGAAGTTCCTGGTGTTCGACGCCGCGGTCGCTGCAAACCTGACGCTGCTGGCGGCCTTTGGCATCGCCATGTCGGTGATCGGCGCCTTCTATTATCTCAAGATCATCAAGACGATGTATTTCGACGAGCCGACCATCGCCTTCGAGGCGAAGGGCGGCCCGGTGGAAAATATCATCCTGACGGCCTGCGCCGTGGTGATCGTGCTGGGCTATCTGCTTAACCCCGTTCTGGATCAGGCGAGCGCCGCCGCTGCGGCGTCGCTCTTCTGACCATCCTTCGCTTCGTCGAGGAAACCGGCTCCACCAACGCGGACATGCTGGCGCTGGTGGAGCAGGGCGCACCCGAAGGGACATGGCTGCGGGCCGGTCGTCAGACCGGGGGCAGGGGGCGCATGGGTCGTGTCTGGGAAAGCCCGACCGGCAATCTCTATTGCTCCACCCTGGTGCGGATCGGGCCGAACGATCCGTTGCCGCATACGCTGGCGCTG
This genomic stretch from Sphingobium sp. BYY-5 harbors:
- the nuoN gene encoding NADH-quinone oxidoreductase subunit NuoN is translated as MIDSASLLAVLPELILTAGGLALMLVAAFAGDNSARVVNWLSVVTLAVAGVALSCSLAHGPDAFDGLYRADAFSAFAKALIYGAAAAAILLAPRFFSVGGHPRPEYPVLILFAAIGMGMMVSAGDMLTLYVGLEMNSLASYVLASFMRQDERSSEAGLKYFVLGSLASGILLYGISLLYGFTGTTSFDGIAVAMGDGVSNGELFGMVFLLCGLAFKISAVPFHMWTPDVYEGAPTPVTAFFGSAPKVAAIALTVRVAIEALGPAGLDWQQIVIFVALASILFGAVAAIGQTNIKRLMAYSSINNVGFALIGLAAGTPAGVAGTMSYMAIYVLMTVGAFACILQMRDAEGRPVETIASLAGLSQSRKGLAAALAIFMFSMAGIPPLFGFWAKFLVFDAAVAANLTLLAAFGIAMSVIGAFYYLKIIKTMYFDEPTIAFEAKGGPVENIILTACAVVIVLGYLLNPVLDQASAAAAASLF